CTCTGGCTTGGGCTGAGGCCCAGGAGGGGCCCGCCTAGCTCTCCCCAGCAGGGGAGCCTGTCCCTACCCGTGGCTCTGTGCCTGACAGCGCTGCCTGCCTTCTAACTTCCTCTCAGTGGCCCCTGTGCCCCCTCCCCCAGCAGACTGTGGAGTCTTCACCAATTAGCTCACGTGTCCTTGGGAGCCCCTGACTGGACAGACGAGGGGACAGtgccattttataggtgaggccTTGGAGGCCTCAGTGCTATTGATGCGGCTGTGAGGCAGGAAGGGCGGCCTGTGCGACAGAGAGTGGCCATCACAGGTGCCTCCATGCCAGGGCCTGCCTGTGGGGTTGCCCCttgcccagcagctgggattgtGGCTTTGAAACGATCCCTAAGAGAGGAGGTTGCTTTGTGTGCCAAGTCCCGCTGTGCCACCTGCCCCCACAGTTCATACAACCAGTCTGGTTTGCGGGAACCACCCATCTTCCAGCTGGGGGGTCTGGAGGCTTGGTAGGCAGAGGGTGCCCACGAGCCTGGCCCCAGTGAGAGCCCCGGGCCCGGAGTCTCAAGCGGAGTTGCTTTCCGAGCAGAAACACTGCATGTGCCAGCTGTGTTTTGTGGCTGGGACCCCTCtcaggagggagagaggataGGGACTCCAGTGTGGATGCCCCCTTACCAATGGCTGTGATTCGCCACAGCCACGAGCACAGTGCCACTGAGTCCCGTGGGTGGCTATGGGCGGCCGTGGGCCCTGACACACAGCCTCTAGGGCAGGCTTCACGAAGGGTCCAACCTATCTCACCCTGGCAGCCTGGGCCCCTctgctcctcctgcccctcctgcctctgccccgtAGCCTCACTGCTTGCACAGTGCATGGCAGAGTCGGCTGCGAGCAGGCGAGGTGGCCTGAGGGAGGTCACTAGGCTGGCTGAGGGCTTTTTGCTGTGGTTCTGAGCCGGCCTGCTTCCAGGCACCGTGTCCATGCGGGTGAGCGGTCTCCCTGGGTGCCCACTCTTGCGCCCGGAGATCCTGAGTTTGGTCCTGTCTGGCCATGAGCTCAGCCTGCTGGGAGGCCACAGGGAGATGCAGGCTGGGCGGCGGGTGGATGGTTCCAGCCGATTGGGTCTGGGGCCTGGAGCTCAGCctgtggggtggggacacagtggtGCCCTGGAGCTGCCGCTTCTGCTCTCAGCAGGATGATGGGCAGGACAGGGAGAGGCTGACCTACTTCCAGAACCTGCCTGAGTCTCTGACTTCCCTCCTGGTGCTGCTGACCACGGCCAACAACCCCGATGGTGCGTGCAGGGCCAGGGAGGGACCGTGGGGGTCGGTGAGCCCAGCACTGGGGGGCCGGTTTGGGCTGCTGAGCCTTAGAACCCAGTGGGAGTTTCTGAGGCCTTTTTATCGATAAGTGGAGAAGAAAGGGTGAcattttccttcctccccttcttttcctatctcttctttttttgtcttggttttcttctccctctctcttgtcccttctctttccttctttccttttctgtctcatGACTTTGCTTTctcactccctcctccctttttcttttcatctcctcttcttccttgtcTTCTCACTCCTCTGAGAAGCTGAAAGTGGCTGGTGTTCTTCATAGGGCGATGATGGCAGTGGTCAGAGGGGTCTCCTGGTGCCGTCCTGCTGGAGCTCCACACACCCACGCTCCTGTTGCTGCCGAGGTTCAGCTGTGGGAGCCACTGGGCAGCAGCATGTGAGGGCCAAGGGTCTTACTGGCCACGACGCTCACCCTGTGTGATGCTCATGGGGCCTCCACTGCTCAGGTGCAGGTGTGGCCAGGATGGAGGCCACAGTCCTGGGCTTGGCTGTGGCCCAGCCACCCTGGCTGGTGCCTTTCATCTTGCGGACCCTGAGTGCTGTCTCTTGTGTCCTCTGAGTCCTAGGAAGTGACCGCACTGGGAACAGGACTGTCTGAGTCCTAGCAAGTGACCGCAGTGGGAGCAGGACTGTCTGAGTCCTAGCAAGTGACACAGGGGGAGCAGGACCGTCTGAGTCCTAGCAAGTGACCGCAGTGGGAGCAGGACCGTCTGAGTCCTAGCAAGTGACCGCAGTGGGAGCAGGACCGTCTGAGTCCTAGCAAGTGACCGCAGTGGGAGCAGGACCGTCTGAGTCCTAGGAAGTGACCGCACTGGGAGCAGGACCGTCTGAGTCCTAGGAAGTGACCGCACTGGGAGCAGGACCGTCTGAGTCCTAGGAAGTGACCGCAGTGGGAGCAGGACTGTCTGAGTCCTAGCAAGTGACTGCAGGGGGAGCAGGACTGACTGTGGGGAGGGCTGCAGGGAGGCTTTCAGCTCTGTGTGCAGAGGGACATCCTTGATAGGTAGGGAGTTCCCCGTCCTGGAGGGTGTGCGAGCAGAGGCAAGAGATCGAATTTGGACAGGAAGGCCTTTCAGCCCTCCCAGGAgacctcctttcttttttttccttttctttctttttttctttctttctttttttttgtttgagatggtgccacgctctgtcacccagactggagtgcagtggtgcaatctcggttcactgcaacctccacctcccaggttcaagtgattctcctgcctcagcctcccgagtagctgggtttacaggcataagccaccacgcctggctaatttttgtatttttagtagagatggagtttcactatgttggccaggctggtctcggaattcctgacctcaagtgatccacccgcctcagcctcccaaagtgctgggattacaggcgtgagccaccacgctcagcaaTGGAGACCTCCTTTCTATTGCAAAAGCAAATAGTGTAGCGTCAGGATGGGAGTGGGATCGGGTACTGAGGTTGTCcgtttctgttatttcttttttcttttagtgatgATTCCTGCGTATTCCAAGAACCGGGCCTATGCCATCTTCTTCATAGTCTTCACTGTGATAGGTGAGTGCAGGTAACGTGGCCAGCATTTTGTGACAGGATCCCGAGAGCTCAGGGACCGATACACCCTGCTGCCTCCACGACCTGAAACTTCACATCCGTGTTTTTCACTCCAGAGATCACCCCAGGGATCCCCCGCCAACAGCTTTTAACCCCAGGGATCCCCCACCAACAGCTTCACCCGAGGGATCCCCCACCACACGGCTTTACCCCAGGGATCCCCCGCCAACAGCTTCACCCCAGGGATCCCCCACCAACAGCTTCACCCGAGGGATCCCCCACCAACAGCTTCACCCCAGGGATCTCCCACCAGCAGCTTCACCCCAGGGATCCCTCACCAACAGCTTCACCCCAGGGATCCCCCACCAACAGCTTCACCCCAGGGATCCCTCACCAACAGCTTCACCCCAGGGATCCCCCACCAACAGCTTCACCCCAGGGATCCCCCACCCCACGGCTTCACCCCAGGGATCCCCCGCCAACAGGTTCACCCCAGGGATCCCCCACCAACAGCTTCACCCCAGGGATCCCTCGCCAACAGGTTCACCCCAGGGATCCCCCACCAACAGCTTCACCCGAGGGATCCCCCACCAACAGCTTCACCCCAGGGATCCCCCACCAACAGCTTCACCCGAGAGATCTCCCACCAGCAGCTTCACCCCAGGGATCCCCCGCCAACAGGTTCACCCCAGGGATCCCCCGCCAACAGCTTCACCCCAGGGATCCCCCACCAACAGCTTCACCCCAGGGATCCCTCACCAACAGCTTCACCCCAGGGATCCCCCACCCCACGGCTTCACCCCAGGGATCCCCCGCCAACAGGTTCACCCCAGGGATCCCCCATGCCACGGCTTCACCCCAGGGATCCCCCACCAACAGCTTCACCCCAGGGATCCCCCATGCCACGGCTTCACCCCAGGGATCCCCCACCAGCAGCTTCACCCCAGGGATCCCCCATGCCACGGCTTCACCCCAGGGATCCCCCACCAACAGCTTCACCCCAGGGATCCCCCACCAACAGGTTCACCCCAGGGATCCCCCACCAACAGCTTCACCCCAGGGATCCCCCACCAACAGCTTCACCCCAGGGATCCCCCGCCAACAGGTTCACCCCAGGGATCCCCCATGCCACGGCTTCACCCCAGGGATCCCCCACCAACAGCTTCACCCCAGGGATCCCCCACCAACAGCTTCACCCCAGGGATCCCCCACCAACAGCTTCACCCGAGGGATCTCCCACCAGCAGCTTCACCCCAGGGATCCCTCACCAACAGCTTCACCCCAGGGATCCCCCATGCCACGGCTTCACCCCAGGGATCCCCCGCCAACAGGTTCACCCCAGGGATCCCCCATGCCACGGCTTCACCCCAGGGATCCCCCGCCAACAGGTTCAC
This genomic window from Pan troglodytes isolate AG18354 chromosome 9, NHGRI_mPanTro3-v2.0_pri, whole genome shotgun sequence contains:
- the LOC134807309 gene encoding proline-rich proteoglycan 2-like; its protein translation is NFTSVFFTPEITPGIPRQQLLTPGIPHQQLHPRDPPPHGFTPGIPRQQLHPRDPPPTASPEGSPTNSFTPGISHQQLHPRDPSPTASPQGSPTNSFTPGIPHQQLHPRDPPPTASPQGSPTPRLHPRDPPPTGSPQGSPTNSFTPGIPRQQVHPRDPPPTASPEGSPTNSFTPGIPHQQLHPRDLPPAASPQGSPANRFTPGIPRQQLHPRDPPPTASPQGSLTNSFTPGIPHPTASPQGSPANRFTPGIPHATASPQGSPTNSFTPGIPHATASPQGSPTSSFTPGIPHATASPQGSPTNSFTPGIPHQQVHPRDPPPTASPQGSPTNSFTPGIPRQQVHPRDPPCHGFTPGIPHQQLHPRDPPPTASPQGSPTNSFTRGISHQQLHPRDPSPTASPQGSPMPRLHPRDPPPTGSPQGSPMPRLHPRDPPPTGSPQGSPTPHFLFCPHH